The DNA sequence AGTCCATGAGCTTGCCGTTGAGCAGGTGTGCGACCCGGCGGCCGCTATCGGCCTCGGGCGCGATCACGTGCTGCACGCCGATCCGCTCGAGGATCCGCTGGTGCTCCGGCGTCAGGGCCTTGGCCCAGATGGTGGGGATGCCGGCGTCGACGAGGTTCATGGCGCACAGGACGCTCGCCTCGACCGAGGAGCCGATGCCCACCACGGCCAGCTTGAAGTTGCGGGCCTTGAGGTTGCCCATCGCAGCCGGCTGGCTGGCGTCGACCTGGACGATCTTGGCGACCTTCCCGAGGAAGGTCTCGGCGCGGGCGGCGTCGAGCTCGACGGCGACCACCGTGTGCCCGAGCCGCTGCAGCTCGACCGCCACGGCGCCGCCGAAGCGGCCGAGGCCGATGACCAGGACGTCGTCCTCGTAGAGCTTCTTCGCCACGGGGGAACGCTACCGCGTGTTCGCGGCCCGTATGCCGGGCCGTCCGGCCGCGGTGGCCCGGTGGATGCCTGGCCCTGCTGCGGCGGGTAGCGTGCGGGCCATGCCCTCACAGGTGCGGGTGGTCTGGGACCCCGGGTTCACCGCGTACGACTTCGGTCCGGGGCACCCCATGAACCCCGCGCGCCTCGACCTGACCGCGCGGCTCTGCGACGCCCTCGGGGTGTTCGACGCCGAGGGCGTCGAGGTCTTCTCGCCGGGGGCGCCCGAGGACGAGCTCCTCCTGACGGTCCACGAGCCCGCCTACGTCGAGGCGGTCCGCGCCGCGTCCGAGGACCCCCGGGCGGCCGACACCTCGCGCGGCCTGGGGACCGACGACGACCCGGCGTTCCGCGGGATGCACGAGGCGAGCGCGCGGGTGGTCGAGGGGACGCGCCAGGTGTGCGCCGACGTGTGGGAGGGCAGGGCCGCGCACGGCGTGAACTTCTGCGGCGGGCTGCACCACGCCATGGCAGGGAACGCCTCGGGGTTCTGCATCTACAACGACATCGCGGTCGGCATCCGCTGGCTGCTCGACCACGGGGCGCAGCGGGTGGCGTACGTCGACGTGGACGTCCACCACGGCGACGGGGTCCAGAGCGTCTTCTGGGACGACCCGCGCGTGCTGACGATCTCGGTGCACGAGTCCGGCCGGGCGCTGTTTCCCGGCACCGGCTGGCCGTTCGAGACCGGGGGCGAGGGCGCGGAGGGCTCGGCCGTCAACGTCGCCCTGCCGCCGGGCACCGGTGACTCGGCCTGGTTGCGGGCGCTGCACTCCACCGCCCTGCCCCTCGTGCGGGCCTTCCGTCCCGACGTGCTCGTCACCCAGCACGGCTGCGACACGCACGTGCAGGACCCGCTCGCCCACATGGCGTTGTCGGTCGACGCCCAGCGCGGCGCGGCCGACGCCCTGCACCGCCTCGCGCACGAGGTGTGCGGTGGGCGCTGGGTGGCCCTCGGCGGGGGAGGCTACGAGCTCGTGCACGTGGTGCCGCGCACGTGGACGCACCTCACCGCGATCGCCGCGCACGCGCCCGTGCCGCTCACCGCACCCGTCCCGGAGGACTGGCTGGAGCACGTGCGCACGGCATACGGCCGCGAGGGGCCGCGCCGGATGGGTGACCTCGACCCCGCCGAGGGCCCGATCTGGCACCAGCCGTGGGACATGGGCTACAACCCGCACAGCGAGGTCGACCGCGCCATCATGGCGACCCGCGAGGCGGTCTTCCCGCTGCACGGCCTCGACCCCTGGTTCGACTGACGACGACAGTCCGAGGATCGCAGCGAGCGCCAGCGAGCGAGGACCGGAGGACGGAGGAGTCGGTCGCATTGGTTCGACTGACGACGACAGTCCGAGGATCGCAGCGAGCGCCAGCGAGCGAGGACCGGAGGACGGAGGAGTCGGTCGCATTGGTTCGACTGACGACGACAGTCCGAGGATCGCAGCGAGCGCCAGCGAGCGAGGACCGGAGGACGGAGGAGTCGGTCGCATTGGTTCGACTAGGCACGGCGTCTGCTGCAGGGGTGGCCGGGGGCGCCGTGGTGTGCGAGTCTCGAAGGAAATCCCGGTCGGGGTGCGGCGTGTCGGCTGGACTTCGGCAGGGAGTTTCCTGAATGACTTCCCCACTGGTCACATCTGCCCCTACAGTTCACTCTGCACGAGCGTAGAGGTCCGCCGGAGGGGAAGCCGGCGATGCGAACGTGTGAGAGATCGAGGTGACACATGTCCAACGAGCGACAGCTCGCCGAGGTGCGGTTCCTGACCGTGGCCGAGGTGGCCTCGATCATGCGCGTGTCGAAGATGACGGTGTACCGCATGGTGCATGCCGGGGAGCTTCCCGCCATCCGCGTGGGCCGGTCCTTCCGGGTTCCGGAGGACGCCGTGCACAAGTACCTCCGGACGTCGTACGTCGACACCGCGTGACGATGTGCTGACCGCACGAGACGGGGGCGGGTCGGGCCGGTCGGCCGGGCCCGCCCCCGTTCGTGTGCCGGGCCCCGGGTTTGGGCTCCCCGGCCATCGCCGCTAGAGTGTCGACCACTGTTCGGCGTGGTGCGTTGTTGCCCCGTCCGGCAACACGACCACGACCAAGAGGACACCATGGGCTCTGTCATCAAGAAGCGCCGCAAGCGCATGGCGAAGAAGAAGCACCGCAAGCTCCTTCGCAAGACGCGTCACCAGCGTCGCAACAAGAAGTGAGAAACGGCCCCCGCCACGGCGGGGGCCTTCTCGTTCCCCGGGCTGCGACGGACGTCACCCGGCCGTGTGCCGCCGGTCTCGGTAGGGTTTCGTCCGTGGCTGACGTCGTCCTGGTGACCGGGGTCTCCCGCTACCTCGGCGGGCGGTTCGCGCGTGCCCTGACGCAGGACCCGGCCGTGTCCCGGGTGATCGGCGTGGACGTCATCCCGCCCCCGCACGACATCGGGCGGGCGGAGTTCGTCCGGGCCGACATCCGCAACCCGATGATCGGCAAGATCATCGCCCAGGCCGAGGTCGACACGGTCGTGCACATGAACGTCATCGCGACCCCGGTGCACGCCGGTGGGCGGGTCTCCCAGAAGGAGATCAACGTCATCGGCACGATGCAGCTGCTGGCCGCCTGCCAGAAGGCGCCGAGCATCAGGCGCCTGGTCGTCAAGTCCTCGGCCGCGGTCTACGGCTCCAGCCCGCGCGACCCCGCCATGTTCACCGAGGACATGGGGCCCAAGTCCCTGCCGCGAGCCGGCTTCGGCAAGGACTCCGTCGAGGTCGAGGGGTACGTCCGCGGGTTCTCCCGCCGCCGGCCCGACGTCGAGATCTCCATGCTGCGGTTCGCCAACATCATCGGGCCGGTGATCCGCACCGCCCTCACCGACTACTTCTCGCTGCCGGTCGTGCCCGTGCCGTTCGGGTACGACGCGCGGCTGCAGTTCGTGCACGAGAGCGACGCCGTGGGTGCCCTGCTGCGCGCGACGACCGGTCCGGCCACCGGCATCACCAACATCGCCGGCGACGGCGTCATCACCGTCACCCAGGCGGCCAGCATGGCCGGGCGGCCCGTCCTGCCCGTCCCGATCCAGGCCGCCGGCCTGCTCGGCGGGCTCGTCAAGCGCTCGGGCCTGGCCGACTTCAGCAGCGACCAGGTCCAGTTCCTCGCCTTCGGGCGTGGGCTCGACACCCGCCGGATGCGCGAGGAGATGGGCTTCGTGCCGGCATACACGACCCGGGAGGCCTTCGCGGACTTCGCGAGCGGCCTCGGTCCGGTGGTGCCGGGCAGCGCCGCCGTCGGCTCGGCCGTCTCCGGTGTCGCCGGCACGGCCGCACACGCGATCGGCTCCGTCTGGGCCGCGGGGAGGAACGACTGATGCCCGGCTCCACCCGGAAGTCCGCCGCGAAGAAGGCGACCACCACGACGAGGACGGCCGCCACCAGGAAGTCGGCGGGGACCAAGGCCGCCGCCCCGAGGAAGTCGGCGACGGCGAAGACCGCCGGCACGCAGAAGGGCGCCGCGGCGAAGAAGTCCGCGACTGCCGCGGCTGCCGGCCGTGGGTCGCGCGGGGCAGCACGCCCGGGAGCCCTGGCCGCCGGCGCCGCCCGCGCGTCCGGGGAGCGCGCGAAGCGCAGGAGCACGCCGCTGCTGGGCGCTGCCCCCGCGGCCGGGACCGGGACCACCGCCGCCGGGCAGGGTCGCACCGCGACGACGGACGCGAGGACCACGAGCCCGACGACCGCAACCACCTCGAGCGCACCGACGTCGAGCGCAAAGACCGCGACCGCAGAGACCTCGACGTCGGCGACCTCGACGGCCAAGCACCGTCCGCGGCCGGTGGCCAAGGCCGTGCCGTCCAGCAAGGCGGTGGCACGGTCCGGTGTCCGGGCCCCGCGGACCGCGACCTCGCGGCGGCGCACCCGGGGCGGCGGCGGCTCGGCCGCGCGCGCCCAGGACGCGCCGGTCCGCGTGCTCGCGGCGGTCCGCGACGAGCCGGACGAGGCCGCGTTCCGCACCGGCCCGCCGCCGGTGGGCGCCCCCGCCGGCGCGACTGAGACCGGCCCCGGCGTCGAGGAGCTGCTCACCGCCGGCATCAGTGCCATCCGTGTCGCGGCCGAGGCGGCCGGGCTGTCACCCGACGACGTCGAGCGTCACCTCGCGGCCATGCTGGCGTTCGTGCGGCGTCGGCTCACCGGTGACTACACCGTCGACGACTTCGGCTTCGACCGCGACTTCACCGAGCACTTCTACCTGCCGGTGCTGCGCCCGCTGTACCGCCGCTGGTTCCGGGTCGAGGTGCGCGGCGTCGAGAACATTCCCGCCGAGGGCGGCGGCCTCGTCGTGGCCAACCACTCCGGCACCATCGCCATGGACTCCCTCATGACGCAGGTCGCCGTCCACGACGAGCACCCCGCCCACCGCCACCTGCGCATGCTGGGCGCCGACCTCGTGTTCCAGACCCCGGTGATCGGGAACGTCGCCCGCAAGTCGGGGTCCACCCTCGCGGCGAACCCCGACGCCGAGCGGCTGCTGGCGTCCGGCGAGCTGTGCGGCGTCTGGCCGGAGGGCTTCAAGGGGGTCGGCAAGCCGTTCAGCGAGCGGTACAAGCTGCAGCGGTTCGGGCGGGGCGGCTTCGTCTCCGCCGCCCTGCGCACCGGGGTGCCGATCATCCCGTGCTCGATCGTCGGCGCCGAGGAGATCTACCCGATCCTGGGCAACGTCAAGACGGTCGCCCGGCTCCTCGGCGCACCGTACGCCCCCATCACCCCGACCTGGCCGCTGCTCGGCCCGCTGGGCCTGGTCCCGCTGCCGAGCAAGTGGATCATCGAGTTCGGGGCGCCGGTGTCGACGGCGGACCTCGGGCCGAGCGCCGCCGACGACCCGATGCTCGTCTTCGACCTCACCGACCAGGTCCGCGAGACGATCCAGCAGACGCTGTACTCGCTGCTGATGCAGCGCCGCTCCGTCTTCTTCTGACGAGCCGGCGCCGTGGCGTCCGGCGCGGCAAGCGCTCCGGGGCGTCGGGCGAGGCGGGCTTCGTCAGGGGAGCGTGAGGGTGACGCCCGGGAGCGTGACCGGCCCGAGGGTCGAGTTCGGCACCGTGGCGCTGACCCCGCCGGTCCCCAGCGTCGCCGAGGGGAGGGGAACCGTGGCCGAGGCCGACGGCAGGGGCACGGTGGCGCTGACGGTGGGCAGCCCGACGCCGACGCCACCCGTGCCGGCGGTGACGCCACCGCCACCGGCACCTGCGGTGACCCCGCCGACGCCCACGCTGGCCGAGGGGCCGGTCAGGGACCCACCCGCGCCGGAGCCGGACTGGGTGGCGCTCGCCCGGGGGACCGTGGCCACCACGGTGGGAGCACCCGAGGGCCGGGTCGACGACGACGTCCCGCTCGGGGCGGCGCTCGTGGTCAGCGACGGCAGCGTGGCCGGGCCGATGGTGGACGCGAGCTCGGAGCAGGGCGAGCCACAGGCCGCGATCCGCCGGGCTGTCTGCTGCTGCGACTGCAGGAGGAGCGACTCGAGCTCGGCCACGAGCGGGATCGACTGCTGCGGCACCTCGCGGCGCAGCACGTCGACCTGCGGCAGCGCCCGCGCCGTGAAGTCGCGCATCGAGAGCAGTGCCTGCGGGTTGCCCGTGGTGGCGTATGCCGTGTCGAGCGACTGCTGCCCGCGCCGGACGGAGGTGATGGCGGCCCGCAGGGCGACGTCGACGTTGTCGTGCGGGGACTGGTGCTCGGCGAGGTCGCGGGCGTCGGAGATGTGCTCCTGCGCCTGGTCGAGGTAGGTCCGGCCACGGTCGAGGTCGTTGTCGGCGAGGCGCACCTGGACGCCGTCGAGCCAGCTCTTGACCGGGTAGAGGGCCTGCCCCGGCACGGCGCTGCGGGAGGCGGCGCCCACGATGCCGCCGACGAGCACCGCGGAGGCCGCCACCCCGGCGACGAGCCTCGGGGTGCCGCGGCCGAGCACCACGACCACGGGGGTGGTGCGAGCGGCGGCGCGACGGGCAGCAGCGGCCTTCGCGGCGGTGGGCGAGGGTGCCGGCATACGCTCCGCCTCGGCCATCAGCCGCGTGCGCAGCGCCGCGACGAAGTCCGGGTCGGGCCCGGCGACGTGCGTGCCGGCGCCGGCGAGCCGGTGGCTGGTGCGGACCAGCTGCTCGAGCTGGGGGTCGGCGACGCGCTCGCCCTCCAGCGCTCGCTGGAAGCGGTCCGCCGAGCGGTTCAGCAGTGGCATGCCGGCACCTCCCTCCCCAGCTCGGTCACGGTTGTCCGCGCTGAGAACGAGCGGGTGGCGCGGAAGTTACGCGCCGAGTCGTAGCGATATCCGTCGGCTGCGTGCGACGGCCTACAGCTCCACATCGGCCAGCTCCCGGTGCAGCGCCCGGACGGCCCGCAGCTGCAGCTGCTTGACCGCCCCCTCGGACTTGCCGAGGACCTTTGCCGTCTCGGCCAGGGACAGGCCCTGGAGGAACCGCAGGACCACGCACTCCGCCTGCTCGGGCTTGAGGGTCTTGACCGCCTGCAGGAGGCGCTCGTCGCGCAGCCGCTCGAGCACCTCGCCCTCCGGGGCGGCCTCCACCCGCGGGTCGGCGTCCAGCATGTCGGCCGTGCTGACCTCCATGCGGAACCGCGCCGACTTCGCGTTGTCGGTGATGAGGTTGCGCGCGATGGTGATGAACCACGCGGCGATGTCACGACCCTGCCAGGAGAAGGAGTCCATCCGGCGCAGGGCCCGCAGGAACGTCTCGGAGGTGAGGTCCTCCGCGAGCTGGCTGGTCCCGACCCGCACGTAGACGTAGCGGTACACGGTGTCGACGTACCGCTCGTAGAGCATGCCGAAGGCCTCGGCGTCCCCGCGCTGGGCGAGCTCGACGAGGGCCGCGACACGCTCGAAGTCCTGCGGGGCCTCGCCCGGACCGAAGCCTGCGCGGGCGGCGCCCCCTCCGGTCCCGCGCCCGTCGCCCGACAGGGTGCCTGCGTCGCCGGCGACACTGAGCAGGACGCGCAGGGTGGAGAGGAAGTCGGCAGTGGCCGGACCCATCCCGTGCCCGGCGTAACCCACGGCGGGGACGGTCGTTGTCAGGGTGGGGACAGCCCGACCCGGCACCGCGAAGGGTGCTGCGGGCGCGTTCCGGCGTGGGCGAGATCGGATAGGGGACACCTCCTGACCGAGGGACAGTTTCCCCGATTGCGGAGCATTTGTCAGGAGACCCCGGTCACATCGCCCTGCTCGCGCGGATCCGTTCAGCGCCGCCGTCGACGGGCGGCTGCCGCGAGGACCCCGGCGAGCGCGGTGGCGCCGACGGCCTGGGCGCCGACCTTCGCCGCGCGCCGGCCGGTGCGGTAGTCGTGGATGGTCCAGCCGTGCGCCCGGGCGTGGTCGCGCAGCGCGCCGTCGGGGTTGATGGCCACCGGGTGCCCCACGAGGGAGAGCATCGGGATGTCGTTCGCAGAGTCCGAGTAGGCGGCGCACCGGGACAGGTCGAACCCGCGCTCGGCCGCCAGCGCCTCGACGGCGCGCGCCTTGGCGGCACCGTGCAGGAAGTCGCCGACCATGCGCCCGGTGTAGATGCCGTCCACCGACTCGGCCACCGAGCCGAGGGCGCCGGTGAGGCCGAGCCGGTCGGCGATGACCGTGGCCACCTCGACCGGGGTGGCGGTGACGAGCCAGACCTCCTGCCCGGCCTCGAGGTGCGTGCGGGTGAGGGCCTGGGTGCCCGGCCAGATGCGGTCGTGCATGGCCTCGTCGAAGACCTCCTCGCCGATGGCGTGGATCTCTGCGACCGAGTGCCCGGCGATGAACCCCAGCGCCTGCTGCCGGATCTGCTCGACGTGGGCGAGGTTCTCCCCGAGGAGGGCGAAGCGGACCTGCTTCCAGGCCATCGCGCTGACGTCGCGCAGCGTGAAGAAGTCGCGCCGCCACAGGCCGAGGGCGAGCTGCCAGATGCTCGCGCCGCGGATGACCGTGTTGTCCACGTCGAAGAACGCGGCCGCCCCGGGGTCGCGGGGCGTCGCCGGCTCGGTGTCCAGCTCGGTGGCGGCGGCCTCGGTCATGGCCCCGAGCCTAGGGCTCGCCCAGGTGCGCCGCGGCATACGCTGGAGCGGTGTCCGCCACACCCGCACCGCAGCCCCGCATCACCCTCATCGGCAAGCTCGGGTGCCACCTGTGCGACGACGCCCGCGTCGTCATCGAGCGCGTGGCCGGCGACCTCGGGGTGGGCTGGCACGAGGTGTCGATCCTGGAGGACAAGGACCTGTTCGAGCGGTACGCGGAGCAGATCCCGGTGACCCTCGTCGACGGCCGGCAGCACGACTACTGGCGGGTCGACGAGGCCCGTCTGAGGGCCGCGCTGGGGGCCTGACGGCGGCGCGGCCGCAGCAGGTCGACGGCCTCCGCGGCCCTGCCGGGGTGACCTGTCTCACGCACGGGACGGGGGCCTGCTTGTGACTTTGTGCATCCGTTCACAAAAGCGTAACCTGCAATGGCTCCCGTCCGCTCCAGCCAGGTGCGGGCTGCCTGTGTCGAGAAGGAGCCCGAGAGAACGTGTCAGCCGAACCGAGCGCCCGTCGGGGCATCCCCGACGCCACGGTTGCCCGGCTACCCGAGTACCTCCGAGCCCTGACCGGGTTCGCCGAGCGGGGCATCACCTCCGTCTCCTCCGAGGAGCTCGCGGCAGCTGCGGGCGTGCGCAGCGCCAAGCTCCGCAAGGACCTGTCCCACCTGGGGTCCTACGGCGTGCGTGGCGTGGGCTACGAGGTCGACCACCTCGCCTACCAGATCTCGCGCGAGCTGGGGCTGACCCAGGACTGGCCGGTCGCCATCGTCGGGATGGGCAACCTCGGGCACGCGCTCGCCGCCTACAGCGGCTTCGCCACCCGCGGCTTCCGTGTCGTCGCCCTGCTCGACCAGGACGAGAAGCTCCACGGCCAGGAGATCGCGGGCATCGCGGTGCAGTCCATGGACGCCCTGCCCAGCCTCGTGCAGGAGCAGGGTCTCGCGATCGGCGTCATCGCCACGCCCGCCGCCTCCGCCCAGGACGTCTGCAACCAGCTCGTCGCCGCCGGCGTCTCCTCCATCCTGAACTTCGCGCCGAGCGTTCTCGTCGTGCCCGAGGGCGTCGACGTGCGCAAGGTGGACCTGTCCACCGAGCTGCAGATCCTCGCCTTCCACGAGCAGCGCAAGGCGCTCGCGGGTGAGGGCCTGCGACCGCTGGCCAAGGCGGTGGTCCGGTGAGCCTCGTGATCCTGGGCCTGTCCCACCACACCGCCCCGCTGCCGCTGCTCGAGGCGATGTCGCTGGACCCGTCGCGCCGCGCCGACCTCGAGAACCGGCTCACCGCGCGCGAGAACGTCTCCGAGGCCATCGTCGTCTCCACCTGCAACCGCACCGAGGTGTATGCCGAGTCGCTCACCTTCCACGGTGCCGTCAGCGACATCACCGAGGCGCTCACCGAGGCCACCGGCGTCGACAACGTCCAGCTGCGCGAGCACCTCTACGTGCACTACGAGGACCGCGCCATCGCGCACGCGTTCACCGTCGCCTGCGGCCTGGACTCGATG is a window from the Phycicoccus sp. M110.8 genome containing:
- a CDS encoding TrkA family potassium uptake protein, encoding MAKKLYEDDVLVIGLGRFGGAVAVELQRLGHTVVAVELDAARAETFLGKVAKIVQVDASQPAAMGNLKARNFKLAVVGIGSSVEASVLCAMNLVDAGIPTIWAKALTPEHQRILERIGVQHVIAPEADSGRRVAHLLNGKLMDYIEFDDGFAIVKMRPPQEAIGFTLAQSAIRSKYGVTVVGVKSPGQDFTYAVPETKVSGHDTLIVSGPTSLIERLASRP
- a CDS encoding acetoin utilization protein AcuC; protein product: MPSQVRVVWDPGFTAYDFGPGHPMNPARLDLTARLCDALGVFDAEGVEVFSPGAPEDELLLTVHEPAYVEAVRAASEDPRAADTSRGLGTDDDPAFRGMHEASARVVEGTRQVCADVWEGRAAHGVNFCGGLHHAMAGNASGFCIYNDIAVGIRWLLDHGAQRVAYVDVDVHHGDGVQSVFWDDPRVLTISVHESGRALFPGTGWPFETGGEGAEGSAVNVALPPGTGDSAWLRALHSTALPLVRAFRPDVLVTQHGCDTHVQDPLAHMALSVDAQRGAADALHRLAHEVCGGRWVALGGGGYELVHVVPRTWTHLTAIAAHAPVPLTAPVPEDWLEHVRTAYGREGPRRMGDLDPAEGPIWHQPWDMGYNPHSEVDRAIMATREAVFPLHGLDPWFD
- a CDS encoding helix-turn-helix domain-containing protein — translated: MSNERQLAEVRFLTVAEVASIMRVSKMTVYRMVHAGELPAIRVGRSFRVPEDAVHKYLRTSYVDTA
- a CDS encoding 30S ribosomal protein bS22 → MGSVIKKRRKRMAKKKHRKLLRKTRHQRRNKK
- a CDS encoding NAD-dependent epimerase/dehydratase family protein — protein: MADVVLVTGVSRYLGGRFARALTQDPAVSRVIGVDVIPPPHDIGRAEFVRADIRNPMIGKIIAQAEVDTVVHMNVIATPVHAGGRVSQKEINVIGTMQLLAACQKAPSIRRLVVKSSAAVYGSSPRDPAMFTEDMGPKSLPRAGFGKDSVEVEGYVRGFSRRRPDVEISMLRFANIIGPVIRTALTDYFSLPVVPVPFGYDARLQFVHESDAVGALLRATTGPATGITNIAGDGVITVTQAASMAGRPVLPVPIQAAGLLGGLVKRSGLADFSSDQVQFLAFGRGLDTRRMREEMGFVPAYTTREAFADFASGLGPVVPGSAAVGSAVSGVAGTAAHAIGSVWAAGRND
- a CDS encoding lysophospholipid acyltransferase family protein → MPGSTRKSAAKKATTTTRTAATRKSAGTKAAAPRKSATAKTAGTQKGAAAKKSATAAAAGRGSRGAARPGALAAGAARASGERAKRRSTPLLGAAPAAGTGTTAAGQGRTATTDARTTSPTTATTSSAPTSSAKTATAETSTSATSTAKHRPRPVAKAVPSSKAVARSGVRAPRTATSRRRTRGGGGSAARAQDAPVRVLAAVRDEPDEAAFRTGPPPVGAPAGATETGPGVEELLTAGISAIRVAAEAAGLSPDDVERHLAAMLAFVRRRLTGDYTVDDFGFDRDFTEHFYLPVLRPLYRRWFRVEVRGVENIPAEGGGLVVANHSGTIAMDSLMTQVAVHDEHPAHRHLRMLGADLVFQTPVIGNVARKSGSTLAANPDAERLLASGELCGVWPEGFKGVGKPFSERYKLQRFGRGGFVSAALRTGVPIIPCSIVGAEEIYPILGNVKTVARLLGAPYAPITPTWPLLGPLGLVPLPSKWIIEFGAPVSTADLGPSAADDPMLVFDLTDQVRETIQQTLYSLLMQRRSVFF
- a CDS encoding DUF5667 domain-containing protein — its product is MPLLNRSADRFQRALEGERVADPQLEQLVRTSHRLAGAGTHVAGPDPDFVAALRTRLMAEAERMPAPSPTAAKAAAARRAAARTTPVVVVLGRGTPRLVAGVAASAVLVGGIVGAASRSAVPGQALYPVKSWLDGVQVRLADNDLDRGRTYLDQAQEHISDARDLAEHQSPHDNVDVALRAAITSVRRGQQSLDTAYATTGNPQALLSMRDFTARALPQVDVLRREVPQQSIPLVAELESLLLQSQQQTARRIAACGSPCSELASTIGPATLPSLTTSAAPSGTSSSTRPSGAPTVVATVPRASATQSGSGAGGSLTGPSASVGVGGVTAGAGGGGVTAGTGGVGVGLPTVSATVPLPSASATVPLPSATLGTGGVSATVPNSTLGPVTLPGVTLTLP
- a CDS encoding sigma-70 family RNA polymerase sigma factor, giving the protein MGYAGHGMGPATADFLSTLRVLLSVAGDAGTLSGDGRGTGGGAARAGFGPGEAPQDFERVAALVELAQRGDAEAFGMLYERYVDTVYRYVYVRVGTSQLAEDLTSETFLRALRRMDSFSWQGRDIAAWFITIARNLITDNAKSARFRMEVSTADMLDADPRVEAAPEGEVLERLRDERLLQAVKTLKPEQAECVVLRFLQGLSLAETAKVLGKSEGAVKQLQLRAVRALHRELADVEL
- a CDS encoding HAD-IB family hydrolase yields the protein MTEAAATELDTEPATPRDPGAAAFFDVDNTVIRGASIWQLALGLWRRDFFTLRDVSAMAWKQVRFALLGENLAHVEQIRQQALGFIAGHSVAEIHAIGEEVFDEAMHDRIWPGTQALTRTHLEAGQEVWLVTATPVEVATVIADRLGLTGALGSVAESVDGIYTGRMVGDFLHGAAKARAVEALAAERGFDLSRCAAYSDSANDIPMLSLVGHPVAINPDGALRDHARAHGWTIHDYRTGRRAAKVGAQAVGATALAGVLAAAARRRRR
- a CDS encoding glutaredoxin family protein, producing MSATPAPQPRITLIGKLGCHLCDDARVVIERVAGDLGVGWHEVSILEDKDLFERYAEQIPVTLVDGRQHDYWRVDEARLRAALGA
- a CDS encoding redox-sensing transcriptional repressor Rex is translated as MSAEPSARRGIPDATVARLPEYLRALTGFAERGITSVSSEELAAAAGVRSAKLRKDLSHLGSYGVRGVGYEVDHLAYQISRELGLTQDWPVAIVGMGNLGHALAAYSGFATRGFRVVALLDQDEKLHGQEIAGIAVQSMDALPSLVQEQGLAIGVIATPAASAQDVCNQLVAAGVSSILNFAPSVLVVPEGVDVRKVDLSTELQILAFHEQRKALAGEGLRPLAKAVVR